The following is a genomic window from Fundidesulfovibrio soli.
GAGGGGTTCCGGCAGGAGTTCGAACGCCTGGGCGGACGCATCACCCTCTCGGCCACCGTGAACAAGAGCGACACCAACATGGCGCCCGTGCTCACGGCGGCGGCCAACTCCGGCGCGCAGCTGCTGTTCTTCCCGCTGTTCCAGCCGGAGGGCAACCATGTGCTGCGCCAGGCCAGATCGATGCCTGAGATGAAGGACGTCATCCTGATGAGCGACGGCTCGCTCATCGAGGGCACCTTCCTGGCGGATGTGAAGCAGGACGCCCTGGGCATGTATTTCGTCGGCCCCACCCCCCCGGCGGCCACCCCCGAGGTGGCGGCCCTGCGGCAGGCGTACATGGAGCGCTACAAAACGGAGCCGCCCACCATGTATTACCAGAGCGCCTACGACGCGGCCAACATCCTCTTCGACGCCATCGAGAAGGCCGCAAAGAGGGACTCCAAGAACACCCTGCACGTGGGCCGACAGGCCCTGCGCGACGCGCTCTACGCCACCGCGGACTTCAAGGGCGTCACCGGCACGCTCACCTGCAACGATTTCGGGGATTGCGCCCCGCCCCGCTTCAACGTGCTGCGCCTCGACGACCTTTCCAAAGGCGTGGAAGGCCTGCGGGCCAACGTGCTCTTCACCTACGCACCGGGGACCGCCCGCTAGGCCGGCATGAACACCGTCACTTCGTTCTGGCGCAACCTCTCCATCACCTACAAGCTCGGGCTGGCCTTCGCCCTGCTGCTGGCCATGCTCACGCTCGTTGCGGCGGTGAGCTACTTCGCCCTGGCGTCCGTGCGCCACGCAGAGAACGTGATCCTGAACAGCGCCGAGATCAGGCAGCGGGTCTACGAGATGGACGCCGGGCTGGAAAAGGCCCGCCGCCTGCACCGCGACTTCTTCCTCAACTACCCCTCCGTGGGCTTCAGCAAGGCACACGAACTCTACTTCCAGCCCTCCATCCAGGCCATCGCCCGGGTGGTGGCCCTGAGCGACGACCTCAAGCGGCTGGTCTCCAGCCCGGACGTCAGCGATGCGCTGCAACGCCGCAATGTGGAGATCAACCTTTATCTCTCCTCGGCCAAACGCTTCACCCAGACCTTCCTGGAGCTCGTTGACCTGGTGACCATCCTGGCCGCGCCCGAGACCGGCCTGCAGGACCGGCTGGATGAGCAGATGGCCGTTCTGGCCCCGCTGGCCGACGCCAGCGAGGAGATGTCCCGGCTGTTCCTCAAGCAGCTGGCCCAGCAGAAGCAGTACCAGCTCACGAAGCAGCGCCCGGACATGCAGGCCGCGCTCAACGAGGGTTTCCTGCTGGGCAAGGCCGTGGCCGCCTCCAAGCATCTCAACGCCGACCAGAAGGCCCAGGCCCGCGAGATCCTGCGCAACGTCGCCTCCATCGGCGAGGACATCGCCAACGTCGACTCGGCCATAGCCGGGAAGTTCAATGACTTCGCCCTGCAATCACAAGCCATCGACCCCATTTCCGAAGAGCTCAAGGCCCTGGTGACCTCCGAGGTCAACCGCACCAGGGCGCACATCGACGCGGTGAGCCGCTCCGCCACGGCCATCATAGCCGTCACCGCCCTGCTGGGCCTGGTCTGCACCCTGCTCATAGCCTGGCTGGTCAACGCCTCGGTCACCAGGAAGCTGGTTGCGCTCACGGATTCGGCCGCCTCGCTGCGCTCGGGCAACCTGGACGTCAGGGTGCCGGTGGATACCGGCGACGAGTTCGGCGAGCTGGCCGACACGTTCAACTCCATGGCGTCCGAGATGAGCGGCCTGGTGGGCGACCTGGAGACCAAGGTCAGCCAGCGCACCGGGGAGCTGGCCAAGGCCAAGGACGAGCTGGAGGAGGCTGTGCGCGGGCTGCGCGCCGCCAACTTGGCCGCCGAATCCGCCACGAGGATCAAGAGCGAGTTCCTGGCCAACATGAGCCATGAGATACGCACCCCCATGAACGCTATCCTGGGCTTCTCCAGCCTGGGTCTGGACAGCGACGATCCCACGCGCCTGCGGGACTACCTGAAGAAGATCAACTCCTCGGCCCGCTCCCTGCTGGCCATCGTCAACGACATCCTGGACTTCTCCAAGATCGAGGCTGGCAAGCTCAACATGGAGCTCGTGCCCTTCGCCCTGGACGACGTGCTGGCCGACGTGTCCAACGTGCTGGGCGCCCGCGCCGGAGAGCGCGGGATCGAGCTCATCATGCGCAGGGAGCCGGACGTGCCCACCAACCTGCTGGGCGACCCGCTTCGCCTGGGCCAGGTGCTGCTCAACCTGGTGGGCAACGCGCTCAAGTTCACGGAGCAGGGCGAGGTCGAGATCCGCATCGCCCTGGATAGCCATCAGGACGGCAAGTCGGTGCTGCGCTTTTCCGTTCGGGATACGGGCGTGGGCATGACCCGTGTCCAGCTCGACAACCTGTTCAAGCCCTTCTCCCAGGCGGACGGCTCCATCACGCGCAAATACGGCGGCACAGGCCTGGGCCTGGCCATCTGCAAGCGCCTAGTGGAATTCATGGGGGGCAAACTCTCGGTGGAATCCGAATATGGGTCGGGCAGCACCTTCACATTCACCGCCGCATTCGGAGTCGAGGAGAAGAAACGCCGCCGCGCCGCGCCCGACCAGTCCCTGCGCTCCCTGAAGGTGCTGGCCGTGGACGACAACGCCAACGCCCTGGCCCTGGTGTCCGAATTCCTGCGCGGCTACGGGCTGCAGGTGAGCGCGGCCACCAACGCCCGGGACGCCCTGCGCATCCTGGAGCAGGCCGACCCCGCGGACCCCTTCTCCCTGGCGCTCATCGACCTGCTCATGCCCGACATGGACGGCCTGGAGCTGGC
Proteins encoded in this region:
- a CDS encoding response regulator translates to MNTVTSFWRNLSITYKLGLAFALLLAMLTLVAAVSYFALASVRHAENVILNSAEIRQRVYEMDAGLEKARRLHRDFFLNYPSVGFSKAHELYFQPSIQAIARVVALSDDLKRLVSSPDVSDALQRRNVEINLYLSSAKRFTQTFLELVDLVTILAAPETGLQDRLDEQMAVLAPLADASEEMSRLFLKQLAQQKQYQLTKQRPDMQAALNEGFLLGKAVAASKHLNADQKAQAREILRNVASIGEDIANVDSAIAGKFNDFALQSQAIDPISEELKALVTSEVNRTRAHIDAVSRSATAIIAVTALLGLVCTLLIAWLVNASVTRKLVALTDSAASLRSGNLDVRVPVDTGDEFGELADTFNSMASEMSGLVGDLETKVSQRTGELAKAKDELEEAVRGLRAANLAAESATRIKSEFLANMSHEIRTPMNAILGFSSLGLDSDDPTRLRDYLKKINSSARSLLAIVNDILDFSKIEAGKLNMELVPFALDDVLADVSNVLGARAGERGIELIMRREPDVPTNLLGDPLRLGQVLLNLVGNALKFTEQGEVEIRIALDSHQDGKSVLRFSVRDTGVGMTRVQLDNLFKPFSQADGSITRKYGGTGLGLAICKRLVEFMGGKLSVESEYGSGSTFTFTAAFGVEEKKRRRAAPDQSLRSLKVLAVDDNANALALVSEFLRGYGLQVSAATNARDALRILEQADPADPFSLALIDLLMPDMDGLELARRIRGSLRIQKQPALLMLTAYSRMGLMSEASGSGVDMVLTKPFTQSSLFDAVLKVLGRPVSPDGEGSPDTPAPPEGVDLTRLEDLRGARVLVVEDNPLNQQVSVELLHHAGVVTEVATNGSEGIAKALAQPFDLVLMDIQMPGMDGFQATAAIRAVERLKNLPIVAMTAHAMTGDRQRCLDAGMDDHLGKPIDPSELFAALLRWMPRRNGRMGAASDAPPQGQDQPPAPPALPDSLPGIDMQTGLARVMGNSKTYLELLSGFAAQARAFPDKLRRALRERPDELPGLLHAMKGVAANMAANEVREAIQPLEHALKEGTNRDLQPLIDRLLHALQTVLQGLDALPGVRPATAAPGGHARTAADKLALAALAHGLRAQLQAHDMDAADTLAQLRAASAGLHASLLDELEARLSQLDYETALAVLQELETELQSD